The sequence below is a genomic window from Mesotoga infera.
GCGGAGACTTCACTCAGGATGGTCACTTTGCGACTCCTGCCCAGCTGGCGTTCTTGTTTGATGGCGAGAGGTTCATAGGAAGACTGCCCGAGATCAGCATTTCTTCACATCTGTATGATATGTTTGGAAAAAACTTCCGAGGAGTTTCAAGGGATGACTTCCTTGGGCTCGAAAACGCAAAAATGACCGTTATGAACATGAAAGTGGAGAAGCTGTAGTGTTCTGGTTTGTGGATGAGGAGCGTCTCCTGCTGTTCTGGAAAACTGCGTTTTACGTCGAGACAGGAGGGGTTCGATGCACTCGATAGCTATACTTGGAGCCGGGATGATGGGGAACGTCCACGCGAGGGCTTACAGGGCCATGAATCAGACAAGTAACCTCTGGATAGTCGATCCGATCGCAAGCAGGGCAAGAGCGCTCGCGGAGAGTTGTGGAGCGGTTGTTGCCAGCTTTGACGAAGTCCTTGAAAACGACGGCATAGATATTCTGGATATCTGCACGCCTACATTTACTCATAGGGAACTTGCCATCAGGGCATTGGAGTTTGGCAAACACGTTTTCTGTGAAAAGCCCGTCGCTCTAAAGTTGGAAGACGCCAGAGAAATGGAAGAGGCGGCTAAAGAGAGCGGCAAGAAGTTCATGGTAGGTCACGTCGTACGCTTCTTTCCGCAATATAGTGTGGTAAAGGAACTCTCAGTTGCAAGAGATATCGGTGAGATTATGATGGCGAGGCTTTACAGAGGCGGATCTTTTCCCTCTCATGGGATTGACAATTGGTTTGCGGATCCAGAAAAGAGCGGAGGTGTCTTTGTCGATCTTTCCATTCACGATTTTGATTTTCTTCGAACACTACTCGGTCGAGTGATCACGGTGGAAGCCAGGTCCTCCATGCTGAGTTCCAAGAAGAAGAAAAGCTCTTTCGATCATGGGATGGCAATTATGAAGTTCGAATCCGGTGCTCTGGCTCACGTTGAAGGCAGCTGGGCCGAGCCGTTCGGGATGCCTGTCAACTTCGGAACATTCTACGAGTTCGTCGGCACTAAGGGAATGATAACCAACAGCTACGAGAGAGAAACGACACTTAAGCTGCAAACCTCGATCGAGGGAAAACCAAAATACGCACAGGAAAATCCAGCTTATTTCGATCCGTACGCTGCTGAGCTGAAATCGTTCATGCTATCGGTTGATGAAGATAAGGAAGTGCCTGTGAACGGAAGAGAGGCCATCGAGTCGTTGAGAATCGCACTGGCGGCCAACCTGTCGGCAAGATTGCTCAGACCGGTCGAACTTTCGGAGGTGTACTGAGATGACGAAAATCGGGATTCTCGGTATTGCTCATATGCACGGTTACAGTTATGCAAGAACGCTGAATGGAATGAATAATGTCGAAATAACAGGGCTTTACGACGACGACAGATCCAGAATGAACAAAGCCTGCAAAGATCTTGGAATAAAGCCCTACGAACATCCCGAAGAACTCGTTGCCGAAAGCGACGGAGTGATAGTGACCAGTGAGAACTCGACTCACAGGAAGTACGTTGAGATCGCAGCCCTAAAGGGAAGACATGTTCTCTGCGAAAAGCCGATAGCGACAACCGTTAAAGACGCTGATGCAATGGTGAAGATCTGCAAGGAAAATAACGCTAAACTTCAGATGGCCTTTCCGGTTAGGTACAGCGCTTCTATCAGAAAGGCCAAAGAGATCATAAGGGCCGGTTCTCTGGGCGATATAATCAACCTTGTCGGAACTAACCATGGGAGAATGCCTGGCGGTTGGTTCACAAATCCCGAGCTAAGCGGAGGAGGAGCCGTGATGGATCATACCGTTCATGTGGTAGACATTGTGAGGTGGCTTCTTGACTGTGAATTCACAACTGTCTACGCTACTTTCGGCACCCTGATACACGGTATTCAGGTCGAGGATTGTGGACTAGAGATGTTTAAGCTCTCGACGGGCCAGTATATGACATTAGACTGCAGCTGGTCGAGACCAAGGGCACACCCTTACTGGGGAGATGTTACGTTGCGCATTGTAGGAACAGAGGGAACTCTATTTCTGGACGTCTTCAATTCGAAAATCGAAGTCTATTCAAATGAAACTGGTTCAAGCTGGGAGAACTACGGTGATAATTTAGATCAACTGTTGATTGAGGAGTTTGTTGAAGTGCTCAAGTCAGGTAGAAACCCGTTTACGACAGGGGAAGATGGATTACAGGCCTTGAAGGTAGTTTGTTCTGCTTACAGGAGTTTTAGAGAGGGAAGAGAGACAGGGATTGCATAGCACCGTTCCAACGTTTTCTTCTCGGTTTTCAGCTCTGAGGTATAATCAATAAGAGATGAATGCAGTAATGAGGTGAGCTAATTGGAGCATCAGTACGATCGAAGAAAATTGGAGCGGGAGTTTGACAACCTTCCCGAGGCCTCCCCGATAGCAGACATCGACCCATTCAAGGGAGACATAATTGCTATGGTAGGAGCGCTTGCGCTTGACTATCTTGAGCTGGGTTTGGAAGACACTTTGCTGGACATTGGGACAGGTCGGGGAAGATGGGCTGTGGCTGCGAGTCCTTACTGCAAGAAAGTCATTGGAATAGATATAAGTAGAAGAATGTTGGAAGACGCCAGAATAAATGTGGCGAGTTCTGGTGTCGAAAATGTTGAATTCTTCAGGGGCTCCTTTGAGGACCCCTGTGAAGAGACGGATGTTTTTCGGAGAAATGTGAATAAGGTTGTCGCAATCTATTCTCTTCACCATCTTACTGATCCGATGAAGAAGCAGGCCGTCTCTGGTTTGTCAAAAAT
It includes:
- a CDS encoding Gfo/Idh/MocA family oxidoreductase; this translates as MHSIAILGAGMMGNVHARAYRAMNQTSNLWIVDPIASRARALAESCGAVVASFDEVLENDGIDILDICTPTFTHRELAIRALEFGKHVFCEKPVALKLEDAREMEEAAKESGKKFMVGHVVRFFPQYSVVKELSVARDIGEIMMARLYRGGSFPSHGIDNWFADPEKSGGVFVDLSIHDFDFLRTLLGRVITVEARSSMLSSKKKKSSFDHGMAIMKFESGALAHVEGSWAEPFGMPVNFGTFYEFVGTKGMITNSYERETTLKLQTSIEGKPKYAQENPAYFDPYAAELKSFMLSVDEDKEVPVNGREAIESLRIALAANLSARLLRPVELSEVY
- a CDS encoding Gfo/Idh/MocA family oxidoreductase, whose amino-acid sequence is MTKIGILGIAHMHGYSYARTLNGMNNVEITGLYDDDRSRMNKACKDLGIKPYEHPEELVAESDGVIVTSENSTHRKYVEIAALKGRHVLCEKPIATTVKDADAMVKICKENNAKLQMAFPVRYSASIRKAKEIIRAGSLGDIINLVGTNHGRMPGGWFTNPELSGGGAVMDHTVHVVDIVRWLLDCEFTTVYATFGTLIHGIQVEDCGLEMFKLSTGQYMTLDCSWSRPRAHPYWGDVTLRIVGTEGTLFLDVFNSKIEVYSNETGSSWENYGDNLDQLLIEEFVEVLKSGRNPFTTGEDGLQALKVVCSAYRSFREGRETGIA
- a CDS encoding class I SAM-dependent methyltransferase, which gives rise to MEHQYDRRKLEREFDNLPEASPIADIDPFKGDIIAMVGALALDYLELGLEDTLLDIGTGRGRWAVAASPYCKKVIGIDISRRMLEDARINVASSGVENVEFFRGSFEDPCEETDVFRRNVNKVVAIYSLHHLTDPMKKQAVSGLSKMLVRPGRIVIGDIMWFDDPGKHRDAWDEVYFDDSETDHPASISFMREVFEACGASEIEILQVHPLVGLICATFL